The stretch of DNA ttgtatattattttgCTGCCAGAAAGATATCAGCAATTACATAGAATTGAGCCTTGAAGTGCATAAAAGATGTGATGAACCAAAGAACGCCTTTCCTTATATGCTTTCGTAAGAAGGTTTATTGATAGTTAGCAACCTAATACGTCAAACGTAAGGGTATTTTACGTAAATTGTCAATGAAATTGTGTATAATCTGGGCGGTTGGTATGCGAGACCGGAGTAGCTACGTTGGTCCAGGGGTTTCAGGAGTCAATAGTCTGGCAGGATAATTTGGAAATTCAAATCATGGTCATGGCTCTTGCCCTCGTATATCAAAACTCCGGACATTTTACCACCGTCCGACCCAACATGGCCTTTTGTCGAGAGCAGCTTTGTTAAACACAGCACACTCGTCCATCAGACGTAAGAGGCTTCCCTCAATTGTAGAAATTTCCTATCAAAGGGGAAATATTATGTTCGTCTGGGCGCATCTGGTACGTGCAGTCCTGCACTGCGGGTTAGCTAGAAGACACGGCAAGGCTGCATGGgggcatttctagtccactgcaggatgaaggcctTAGATATGTTTTATCCATGTTTGgcgtttggccatttcatcaccatgctggccattgcagattagtgatggtggaaaactagtctgatcactcacagcaacccaacgtagcatggatgtccctgactagtacaactttgctgatcatggcggtatccAAAccttttcaccccgttaaggtattggCACTCAGAAGgtatataaatttactaatctggGTTACCTATACTGGGTTGCTGTGAGCAATCtgactaaagtatcccaccatcaccaatccgcaatggccagagtggtgattaaatatccaaaccccagacatgaaatgacatgactgaggcctttgtcctgcagtcgcctagaaacggctgcattttttgcatatatttttatatgtgtgtgtttttctgaTCTCAGACCCTAGTCTTTACTTCACCTGTACCATATTCTTATGTCAACTTTTACTTACCGAACGAACAGCAATTTCAATAAGTCTATATATCTGAAGAAAGTTAGCAGTCTTATTAGTTTGTTTCCTATTTCTAGTCTGAGTTTGATATTTGAATTCCTCATTTTGCTTTCCCCTTTTATTTGACTCCCTCAATGTTCCTTCCAGGTAGATATCACCTTCTGCTTCTTGGATCAAAAGATCCAATACCTATTATATGTGTAATAGCCCAAATCCTCTCTAACAGCACAGAGAAAACGGTGATGTTCAACACGATGACACAGATTTCCACAACCACTGTAGAGGCAACGATTATACCGGACACGATGACACAGTTCCTCAGCTTCCTTCTTTCACAGTCGCCTGCTCATCAGTTATATCTTCTCTACGATGGAGATTACAAAGGTTTGAAATATGttcatttcatttcctttccaTAACTGAATTCCGGAAGTTTCATGCTACAGCATGGAAAACTTATGGAAAATTCTCAAGGGTCTTAATAATATTTTGTTGATGCGGGATTAGCATTCTGCCTTTTTCTTGAAGTTTTGAGAGTGATCAAGTCCCATTTTCCTTCACTTATTTTATATGGCATTGGAATTTTTCCATTTCTCCCTAATTCCTCATTTACTTTCATCTTTATTTATCTATTGAGGGCTGATTTCATTTTGCCTATCATGTAAGTTACAGAagactagtgtacgctacccgtcaaaaaattgcagctaaatattcaaatagatattcaTCCACGCGCACACCCCTCTAACCAGGATGTGAGTACTCCCTTTtctactcgggggggggggggggggagcgtgaaGAGCTTggctgaccgtatatatatatatatatatatatatatatatatatatatattatatatatatatatatccatatatatatatatatatatatatatatatatatatatatatatatatatatatatatatatccagaaacttgctctttatcatacagggaAGATTCTGAAATCAGTGAAACATTCTGTCCGTTTTCTTTGTTTTAACATGTTTGAGTTTTATTCTTATTTCCTAACTTTCATCGCCACTCGCGTCCCACACAATCAGACGACTGGCTTCATTCGATCCCAGCCACTTTATGGAATCACTCCGAAAGTGCATACCTTAATtagttgataataatgatgataataacaccaCGTTTGGACTTGAATGCACATCGAAATAAAATCATCCTTTGCTTGGAAATCCTCTCTTCATAAAATTTCTTTGAAACAGCTAAATTTCAAGAGGACGCTAAAAAGACAAATACAAAAATtaaggcaaatctctctctctctctctaagcctagCATTAACAGTAAGAAATACACAATAAAACAGATCAACAGCCTTCCTCAGAGGACTATTGTAAAAAGCTTTTATGATTTGTCAAAGATAAAGGGAACGTATGAttcattgatttgaggttttctggcatcctgacatgataTTTGCTTTTAAATGATTAGGCCGATGAAATGGGAAATTTAGTAGGCCCACTCTAATCTACCTCATCCTTAATAATTAAGCAAAACGGaaatgaaatgaaaggaaaaatactgATGGGTTTCATCCCCCTTAAAAGTAATAAACCTGCTCATTGAATTATTGGATATAATCGTTAGGGAAtacggagagagagaaaaagatttcCGAAGCTTATAATAATTAACTTTGGAAAATCAAAGCTACCAATTTAAAAAGTCTGGCAAAACGGATTTGGGAAAATTATTCTAAAGCTCGTACCCTTAAagcgggagggagggggggggggcgtttagtgCCTTCAGCACACGCTACACGGTGCACTGTAAGCACTATTGAAGGGTCTTTGAAGCATCTCCTCGGCCCctaactgcacccactttttagactTTCACTCTCCCTCTTTTTTTTAGTGGTATTTCCATCTGGCTAATCAACCACTTTTAAATTTGACTTCATATTACCACTgagagatccccccccccccctccttatgaCTATCTCGCTGTTGCATGACCTCCCCGGTCCCAGCGCTGAGCCATATCCCCCAAATTCCAGAAATATCAGGAAATGAAACGAATCTTTCCAGGTCTGGACGACCTTTTGAAGTCCTACTCGAGCAGCGGGACGAAGGTCGCAGTGATAGAATACT from Palaemon carinicauda isolate YSFRI2023 chromosome 5, ASM3689809v2, whole genome shotgun sequence encodes:
- the LOC137640653 gene encoding uncharacterized protein isoform X1 — translated: MRISSLLIGLASAFLVNGTKEMKMLNLSEDQNSSSSSSFDLSTEKTVMFNTMTQISTTTVEATIIPDTMTQFLSFLLSQSPAHQLYLLYDGDYKGLKYVHFISFP